Proteins encoded in a region of the Bactrocera tryoni isolate S06 chromosome 4, CSIRO_BtryS06_freeze2, whole genome shotgun sequence genome:
- the LOC120775971 gene encoding uncharacterized protein LOC120775971, with amino-acid sequence MAIRTKDQLAVLLKLIEVNKVGLTRRNLSIRQRIWQVITQKLNEMQGAEKDVEGWKRSYNSWRLNAGKYYEEEIERIIKDVADDDYFIINVTEDDMSSDTTYDETATYLDPKDRQLTLLHELVSKQRLLFINTAEDDEPLRQRLWQNIADELNNIPDGVKLPKEEWQKHVDLRQYTVPRGRKRKHFRKPPAKEKNNELDVSENVKIPASYESAYEEYIVEDFPTMDKPSTTITEDQHKQNVVHVNDVLAEIDDTDDNTDDIINLLNAQDDSNNIGEHFPFDIDDVEGDDYLDNAESVNEATATYDASKDKRARVTPIVKSFKFSNRIVNGVEQLKDDVKETKVMLKQTTNLLNRVCNIMEESNKKQDETNALLKRNGQMLKILVEYKCGMRKVKK; translated from the exons ATTCGCACCAAAGATCAACTGGCAGTGCTCTTGAAGCTAATTGAAGTCAACAAGGTAGGTTTAACACGCAGAAACTTGAGTATCCGGCAAAGAATATGGCAGGTTATAACACAAAAGCTCAACGAAATGCAAGGTGCCGAGAAAGACGTTGAAGGTTGGAAGCGG AGCTACAATTCTTGGCGTTTGAATGCGGGTAAATATTACGAGGAAGAGATTGAGCGGATTATAAAAGATG TCGCGGATGATGACTATTTCATTATAAATGTAACAGAGGATGATATGTCTAGTGATACTACTTACGATGAGACTGCCACT TACTTAGATCCGAAAGACCGTCAGTTGACTCTACTACACGAACTTGTTAGTAAACAAAGGCTCTTATTTATCAACACCGCGGAAGATGACGAACCACTGAGGCAGCGTCTCTGGCAAAATATAGCAGACGAGTTGAATAATATACCAGACGGCGTTAAATTGCCTAAGGAAGAGTGgcaaaag CACGTTGATTTGCGGCAATATACTGTGCCGCGTGGGAGGAAAAGAAAACACTTTCGAAAGCCACCAGCAAAAGAGAAAAACAACGAG CTCGATGTTTCAGAAAATGTCAAAATACCTGCTTCATACGAAAGCGCTTACGAAGAGTATATAGTTGAAGATTTTCCAACTATGGACAAACCATCTACAACAATAACAGAAGATCAGCACAAACAAAATGTTGTGCATGTGAATGACGTCCTTGCGGAAATTGACGATACCGATGACAACACTGATGATATTATTAATCTACTAAATGCACAAGACGATAGCAATAATATTGGCGAACATTTTCCTTTCGACATTGACGATGTCGAAGGAGACGATTACCTTGACAATGCGGAGAGTGTAAATGAAGCAACAGCGACATACGACGCAAGCAAAGACAAACGCGCCAGAGTGACACCAATAGTGAAAtcctttaaattttcaaatcgtATCGTAAACGGTGTGGAGCAATTAAAGGATGACGTCAAGGAAACAAAAGTTATGctcaaacaaacaacaaatctGCTGAATCGTGTATGCAATATTATGGAAGAAAGTAATAAGAAACAAGATGAGACAAATGCGCTGCTGAAGCGAAATGGGCAAATGCTGAAAATTTTAGTGGAATATAAATGTGGCAtgcgaaaagtgaaaaaatga
- the LOC120774866 gene encoding SH3 domain-binding protein 5: protein MSMESNTPVDPRVQVELEKLNTATDNINKYEVELDEAKCDFKRILAESEVRIKQAAHKLGNSIEAAKPYYESRIYAAQLAKETQQAAVNYEKAKSIHSAAKEMVYLAEQGLGEKATLDTACQEMLSHATTKVNQSQVEVTDARNTLKMCQLKLEVANNRVGKLQGQLKQAIRASRPFYEARANYNGLLKAQKQKINELESRVTEAKMTYNEALKNLEQISEDIHRQRQEQRDLLNDTLLPQLCAVNNAAATAQSYQHFPREELDAAEEYLQLPAKLSTQSSPVHQRRFDEHECPHLLQDFPTLNLREKLSTSGGMHKSASTSATGDSLFGHTPLHGPYEVKSSGNSSSGGGAGSGSAHDASSSTGADADDNDDIEQWTEIRLSHSESTSSSYSNQSLLHDQPGGGGAEDAQSHHSSSSSSDEPKRKVTCTTIFHEDQLNKKQSLSQWLSRSNSLKMSGRRQSLDLLIDAGDKVKDVFSFGFQKVGKSLERRNSESEMNAENADGNASGAAAAGAASGGKTSSAGDFFLFSRSSEPKELLSDEQVENLLLNPSLDENGVIIVEQLKSPLQQPNPYGMAATPTTTTTTTTLLF from the exons ATGTCAATGGAAAGCAATACCCCGGTGGATCCCAGAGTGCAG GTTGAACTGGAGAAACTGAACACAGCAACAGACAATATCAACAAATATGAAGTGGAACTCGAT GAGGCGAAATGTGATTTCAAGCGTATCTTGGCGGAGAGCGAGGTGCGCATCAAGCAGGCCGCACACAAATTGGGCAACTCCATCGAGGCGGCGAAACCCTACTATGAGTCGCGCATCTATGCAGCGCAA TTGGCAAAGGAGACACAACAAGCGGCAGTCAATTACGAGAAGGCCAAATCGATACATTCCGCTGCCAAGGAGATGGTCTATTTGGCCGAGCAGGGGCTGGGTGAGAAAGCGACGTTGGACACCGCCTGCCAAGAAATGCTCAGTCATGCTACCA CCAAAGTGAATCAGTCACAGGTGGAGGTGACGGATGCTAGGAATACGCTGAAAATGTGTCAGCTCAAGTTGGAAGTGGCCAATAATCGTGTGGGCAAATTGCAGGGTCAACTAAAGCAGGCCATACGCGCGTCGAG GCCCTTCTACGAGGCGCGCGCCAACTATAACGGACTGCTGAAagcgcaaaagcaaaaaatcaatGAACTGGAAAGCCGCGTGACCGAGGCGAAAATGACTTACAATGAGGCGTTGAAGAACCTCGAACAGATCTCTGAAGACATACACCGACAGCGGCAGGAGCAACGCGACCTGCTCAATGACACACTCTTGCCACAGCTGTGCGCCGTCAATAACGCCGCGGCAACAGCGCAAAGCTATCAACACTTTCCGCGCGAAGAGTTGGACGCAGCCGAGGAGTATCTGCAATTGCCCGCGAAGCTCAGCACACAGTCCAGTCCAGTGCATCAGCGGCGCTTCGACGAGCACGAATGTCCACACTTGCTGCAAGACTTTCCAACGCTCAATCTGAGGGAG AAACTCTCCACAAGCGGCGGCATGCACAAGTCGGCCAGCACCAGCGCCACCGGCGACAGTCTCTTCGGCCACACACCGCTGCACGGACCATACGAAGTGAAGTCGAGCGGCAACAGCAGCAGTGGCGGTGGCGCCGGCAGCGGCAGCGCGCACGATGCCAGCTCGAGCACCGGCGCCGACGCCGACGACAATGACGATATCGAGCAATGGACTGAAATACGGCTGTCACACTCGGAGAGCACAAGTTCCAGTTACTCCAACCAATCGCTGCTGCACGATCAGCCAGGCGGCGGCGGCGCTGAGGATGCGCAATCGCATCACTCATCATCGTCCTCCTCGGACGAGCCGAAACGCAAAGTCACCTGTACGACGATCTTCCACGAGGATCAGCTGAACAAAAAGCAAAGCTTAAGCCAATGGCTGTCGCGTTCGAATAGCTTGAAGATGTCCGGTCGACGCCAGAGCCTTGATTTACTGATCGATGCGGGCGACAAGGTAAAGGATGTGTTTAGTTTCGGTTTCCAAAAAGTGGGGAAATCGCTGGAGCGACGCAACAGCGAATCGGAGATGAATGCCGAGAATGCGGACGGCAATGCGAGCGGTGCGGCGGCTGCGGGCGCGGCGAGCGGCGGCAAAACCTCATCGGCTGGCGATTTCTTCCTCTTCTCCAG GTCGTCAGAGCCGAAAGAGCTGCTCTCCGACGAGCAGGTCGAGAATTTATTGTTGAATCCCAGCCTGGATGAGAATGGTGTGATAATTGTTGAGCAACTTAAATCGCCGTTACAACAGCCAAATCCCTATGGCATGGCTGCCACGCCGACCactacaacaaccacaaccaCTTTGCTCTTCTAA